From the genome of Edaphobacter dinghuensis, one region includes:
- the dapA gene encoding 4-hydroxy-tetrahydrodipicolinate synthase yields the protein MELMGCGTALVTPFRKDGGVDEPALHALVNWQIEHGIDFLVPCGTTGEASTLTEAEWLRAVEVVVAAAAGRVPVFAGCTHNATHEAVSKARKLAQIHGLTGILTANPYYNRPGQEGQYQHFKAVAEAVDLPVLLYNIPGRTGANLEPTTVLRLAELPNVIGIKESSGNLAQITELLTTAPRNFKVFAGDDGVALPVISLGGSGLISVASNAIPGQMSRMVGAAMENDWMSARRINRHFYRLMQAHFWEPNPAPIKAVLSMLGKCEDVLRLPMVPVSAATRRKLECMVGELGLLVGVPGTGEDLRMF from the coding sequence ATGGAACTGATGGGATGTGGAACGGCGCTGGTCACTCCTTTTCGCAAGGATGGCGGTGTAGATGAGCCTGCGCTTCATGCGCTGGTGAACTGGCAAATCGAGCACGGAATTGATTTTCTGGTTCCCTGTGGCACCACCGGCGAGGCTTCGACACTGACGGAAGCCGAGTGGCTTCGTGCTGTCGAGGTGGTGGTTGCGGCCGCGGCAGGGCGCGTTCCGGTATTTGCCGGATGCACGCATAACGCCACGCACGAAGCCGTGTCCAAGGCACGGAAGCTGGCACAGATTCACGGCCTTACCGGAATTCTGACGGCAAACCCTTATTACAATCGCCCAGGACAAGAGGGCCAATATCAGCACTTCAAGGCAGTCGCGGAGGCAGTGGACCTGCCGGTCCTGCTCTACAACATTCCAGGGCGAACGGGCGCGAACCTGGAGCCTACCACCGTGTTGCGGCTGGCAGAGCTGCCGAACGTCATCGGAATCAAGGAGTCTAGCGGGAACCTCGCACAGATCACCGAGTTGCTGACTACAGCTCCGCGAAATTTCAAGGTGTTTGCCGGAGACGACGGTGTAGCGCTGCCCGTAATTTCTCTGGGCGGAAGCGGCCTGATCTCGGTAGCCTCGAATGCCATTCCAGGGCAGATGTCGCGGATGGTTGGCGCAGCCATGGAGAACGATTGGATGAGTGCAAGACGCATCAACCGGCACTTTTATCGGCTGATGCAGGCGCATTTCTGGGAGCCTAACCCTGCGCCCATCAAGGCTGTGCTCTCCATGCTCGGGAAATGCGAGGACGTTCTGCGGCTGCCTATGGTGCCAGTTTCGGCGGCTACGAGGCGCAAGCTAGAGTGCATGGTGGGAGAACTTGGCCTGTTGGTCGGCGTTCCGGGAACCGGCGAAGACCTCCGGATGTTCTAA
- a CDS encoding 2,3,4,5-tetrahydropyridine-2,6-dicarboxylate N-succinyltransferase: MSLDGTLQERIEHWFAQGAAAIGNKEAETAFLELRQGLETGELRSAEPDDSALKWRVNAWIKRGILLGFRLGALAQMGSTEGLSFVDKATYPARRFAVEDGVRVVPGGSSVRAGAYVSKGVVVMPPAYVNVGAYVDEGTMVDSHALVGSCAQIGKMVHLSAAAQIGGVLEPVNASPVIIEDDVLVGGNTGVYEGTVVRKRAVLAAGTVLTRGTPVYDLVRGEIYKATAEMPLVIPEGAVVVPGSRAVNKGKGQEWGLSISAPVIVKYRDEKTELSLVLEDVLR; encoded by the coding sequence GTGAGTCTGGACGGAACGTTGCAGGAGCGGATTGAGCATTGGTTTGCGCAGGGTGCGGCTGCGATAGGAAACAAAGAGGCCGAGACAGCCTTTCTTGAGTTGAGGCAGGGGCTGGAGACCGGCGAGCTACGCTCGGCAGAGCCGGATGACTCCGCGCTTAAGTGGCGCGTTAATGCCTGGATCAAGAGAGGAATTCTGCTTGGGTTCCGGCTGGGAGCATTGGCACAGATGGGGTCGACCGAGGGACTTTCTTTTGTGGACAAAGCGACCTATCCGGCGCGACGTTTTGCCGTGGAAGATGGGGTGCGCGTGGTTCCGGGGGGATCCAGCGTAAGAGCAGGAGCCTATGTCTCTAAAGGGGTTGTAGTAATGCCTCCGGCCTACGTCAATGTGGGTGCGTATGTGGATGAGGGAACGATGGTGGATTCTCATGCCCTGGTGGGAAGCTGCGCCCAGATCGGAAAGATGGTGCATCTGAGCGCCGCGGCGCAGATCGGCGGAGTGCTGGAGCCAGTGAACGCTAGCCCCGTCATTATTGAGGATGACGTGCTGGTAGGTGGAAATACCGGAGTCTATGAGGGCACCGTTGTGCGGAAACGCGCGGTTCTGGCGGCTGGCACGGTGTTGACCCGGGGAACTCCGGTCTACGATCTGGTGCGGGGAGAGATCTACAAGGCGACCGCCGAGATGCCGCTGGTAATTCCTGAGGGCGCCGTGGTGGTTCCGGGCTCACGCGCTGTGAATAAGGGCAAGGGGCAGGAGTGGGGATTGAGTATTTCGGCTCCGGTCATCGTCAAGTATCGCGATGAAAAGACAGAGCTTTCACTGGTCTTGGAGGATGTCCTGCGGTAG
- a CDS encoding undecaprenyl-diphosphate phosphatase, translated as MPIFQVIILAIVQGLAELLPVSSSAHVVVAEKLLGLDPSSPPMTLLLVMLHTGTMFAVIVYFWSQWKRTYFSSSDAFKRFAIRAIWASILTAIIGYPIIKVIEKTAFAGASKGEIESLFGRLDLVAPALAAAGILILIAGLIESRRMGAHEQVYGDSVTMRQAGWIGAIQGLCLPFRGFSRSGATISTGMLTGASKDRAERFSFALAVILTPAAIGKEAMRLLKATHEAAASGTPIDLHSSVMASLLGMVFAFLAGLVALKWLSSWLEQGRWYLFGIYCLVASAVVFYLHYGPRHL; from the coding sequence ATGCCAATTTTTCAAGTGATCATTCTTGCCATCGTGCAGGGTCTCGCCGAGCTTCTGCCCGTCTCCAGCTCCGCCCACGTCGTCGTTGCGGAGAAGCTGCTGGGTCTCGACCCCTCCTCGCCGCCCATGACGCTGCTGCTGGTCATGCTGCACACCGGCACCATGTTCGCCGTTATCGTCTACTTCTGGAGCCAGTGGAAGCGGACCTACTTCTCCAGCTCCGATGCCTTTAAGCGTTTTGCCATCCGAGCCATCTGGGCTTCTATCCTGACCGCGATCATTGGCTACCCCATCATCAAGGTCATCGAGAAGACCGCCTTTGCCGGAGCGAGCAAGGGTGAGATCGAATCCCTCTTTGGGCGGCTCGATCTTGTAGCCCCCGCACTCGCCGCGGCAGGTATCCTTATCCTGATCGCCGGTCTGATTGAAAGCCGCCGTATGGGCGCACATGAGCAGGTCTACGGAGACAGTGTCACCATGCGTCAGGCTGGTTGGATCGGCGCGATTCAGGGACTTTGCCTGCCCTTCCGCGGATTCTCGCGCTCTGGTGCGACGATCTCAACTGGTATGTTGACCGGGGCCAGCAAGGACCGAGCCGAGCGCTTCAGCTTTGCCCTCGCTGTTATCCTTACTCCCGCCGCCATCGGCAAAGAAGCCATGCGGTTGTTGAAGGCGACGCACGAAGCCGCCGCCAGCGGCACGCCCATTGACCTGCACAGCAGCGTGATGGCGAGCCTGCTGGGGATGGTCTTTGCCTTCTTGGCCGGTCTGGTCGCCTTGAAATGGCTCAGCAGTTGGCTGGAACAGGGCCGATGGTATCTCTTTGGGATCTATTGCCTGGTAGCGTCAGCCGTAGTCTTTTATCTCCACTACGGGCCGCGTCATCTGTAG
- a CDS encoding GNAT family N-acetyltransferase: MSDSLAGHPKVTSHAPTFTVRPMLLEDAKEISVLSAQLGYQASSEAIAQRIVQMSSHTGSHAAFVTCMQSMQADEVIGWIEVTIMHELQSPSFALITGLVVNDAYRSQGIGKRLCAEVEAWSREQGVAKIRVTSRIAREDAHRFYLREGFERIKTWAVFEKMLS, translated from the coding sequence ATGAGCGATTCTTTGGCTGGCCATCCTAAGGTCACTTCTCATGCTCCTACTTTCACTGTGCGCCCAATGCTGCTCGAAGACGCCAAAGAGATATCAGTGCTTAGCGCCCAACTCGGCTATCAGGCATCTTCGGAAGCGATCGCGCAGCGCATCGTACAAATGTCCTCCCATACCGGTAGCCATGCGGCCTTTGTCACCTGCATGCAAAGCATGCAAGCCGATGAAGTCATAGGCTGGATCGAAGTCACCATCATGCATGAGCTGCAGTCGCCATCCTTCGCGCTCATCACCGGACTTGTCGTCAACGATGCTTATCGCAGCCAGGGAATCGGCAAGCGGCTGTGTGCCGAAGTCGAGGCATGGAGCAGGGAACAGGGTGTCGCAAAGATTCGCGTTACCTCCCGCATTGCCCGCGAGGATGCGCACCGATTCTATCTCCGCGAAGGTTTCGAGCGTATTAAAACCTGGGCAGTGTTCGAGAAGATGCTCTCGTAA
- a CDS encoding DinB family protein: METQNRHNLPEIIAILTRTPSALDALLRGLPDIWVCRNEGEGTWSAFDIVGHLAFAERTDWMPRVRMTLESSEARSFEPFDRFAQLKASQDRSFEQLLDDFAHLRKENLAALDALNLQPEDLARKGRHPAFGSVTLSELLSTWAVHDLTHLHQLSRVMAHQYRDTVGPWSAYLGVLQCHGHSS, from the coding sequence ATGGAGACACAGAACCGACACAACCTGCCTGAGATCATCGCAATCCTTACGCGCACGCCCAGCGCGCTCGATGCACTGTTGCGTGGCCTGCCCGATATTTGGGTATGCCGCAACGAAGGAGAGGGAACCTGGAGCGCATTCGATATTGTGGGCCATCTGGCCTTCGCCGAGCGCACCGACTGGATGCCCAGGGTACGTATGACGCTTGAGAGCAGCGAGGCCCGGTCATTCGAACCCTTTGATCGCTTTGCTCAGCTAAAGGCGAGTCAGGATAGATCGTTCGAGCAGTTGCTTGATGACTTTGCCCATCTGCGGAAGGAAAACCTGGCCGCGCTTGATGCTCTTAATCTGCAGCCTGAAGACCTCGCTCGCAAAGGAAGACATCCTGCCTTTGGTTCGGTCACGCTATCGGAACTCTTATCGACGTGGGCTGTTCACGATCTTACTCACCTGCACCAGCTCTCCCGTGTGATGGCTCATCAATACCGCGACACGGTTGGCCCATGGAGCGCGTACCTAGGAGTTTTGCAGTGCCACGGCCACAGTTCTTAG